The following coding sequences lie in one Serinus canaria isolate serCan28SL12 chromosome 12, serCan2020, whole genome shotgun sequence genomic window:
- the RAB43 gene encoding ras-related protein Rab-43, whose protein sequence is MPGVAALGAGPDPEESYDFLFKLVLIGDASVGKTCLVQRFKTGAFSERQGSTIGVDFTMKSLEIQGKRVKLQIWDTAGQERFRTITQSYYRSANGAILAYDISKRGSFLSIPRWIEDVRKYAGSNIVQLLIGNKSDLSDLREVQLEEAQSLAEHYDNIICAIETSAKDSSNVEEAFVKMATELMMRHGGPMFSEKNTDSIKLDSKDVVEGWGCGC, encoded by the exons ATGCCCGGAGTGGCCGCGCTGGGCGCCGGCCCCGACCCTGAGGAGAGCTACGACTTCCTCTTCAAGCTGGTGCTGATCGGCGACGCCAGCGTGGGCAAGACCTGCCTGGTGCAGCGCTTCAAGACCGGGGCCTTCTCCGAGCGCCAGGGCAGCACCATCGGCGTGGACTTCACCATGAAGAGCCTGGAGATCCAGGGCAAGCGGGTGAAG cTGCAGATCTGGGACACGGCGGGCCAGGAGCGCTTCAGGACCATCACGCAGAGTTACTACCGCAGCGCCAACGGGGCCATCCTGGCCTACGACATCAGCAAGAGGGGCTCCTTCCTGTCCATCCCTCGCTGGATCGAGGATGTCAGGAAGTATGCTGGCTCCAACATCGTGCAGCTGCTGATTG GAAACAAGTCTGACCTAAGTGACCTTAGAGAGGTTCAGCTGGAAGAAGCTCAGAGCCTGGCTGAACATTATGACAACATCATCTGTGCCATAGAGACCTCAGCAAAGGACTCCAGCAACGTGGAGGAGGCCTTTGTGAAGATGGCCACCGAGCTGATGATGAGGCATGGAGGGCCCATGTTCAGTGAGAAGAACACTGACAGCATCAAGCTTGACAGCAAAGACGTTGTGGAAGGCTGGGGGTGTGGTTGCTGA